Sequence from the uncultured Flavobacterium sp. genome:
AATTTCGACATTTTTATAAGACAGATCTTTGCTCAGTTCATACGCCATAATTTCACCAATTCGTTCTATATTTCTTCTAAAACGCATACTGTCGTTCTGAACATTCACATTTCTGATTTGACTTAAAAAGTGATTTAATACGCTATTATTTTCAGATATATAATGGATTTTCATAATAAAATTTTAGAATTATCAATGGTAACAGTACGATAACGAAAAAATCATCGTTTTATTCGCAGTATAAAAGTATAAAAAGTATCTTTGTAACTCTAACAAATAAAGACATGTTTTCAAAATTAGCATATTCTGTTTTCGAACAAAGCATCAAAGATTATCATCAATTTGATAATGTTGATCAACCAATAAACAATCCTTACCCTAAGGATAAATTCGAACATTTATTATATCTAAAAAACTGGATTGACACTGTTCAATGGCATTTCGAGGATATTATTCGTGATCCGCAAATTGATCCTGTAGCAGCATTGACTTTAAAAAGAAGAATCGATGCGTCTAATCAGGAACGTACTGATATGGTGGAATATATCGATAGTTATTTTTTACAAAAATACAGCGATGTAAAAGTAAAAGATGGTGCAAAAATCAACTCTGAAAGTCCAGCTTGGGCATTTGACAGATTGTCTATTTTGGCTCTGAAAATTTATCATATGCATGAAGAAGCTACTCGTGCTGAGGCTTCACAAGAACATAGAGATAAATGTCAGGAAAAATTAAACATTCTTTTAGAACAAAGAAGTGATTTGTCTACTGCAATTGATGATTTGCTTACTGACATCGAAAATGGAGATAAATTCATGAAAGTGTACAAACAAATGAAGATGTACAATGACGATGAATTGAATCCTGTTTTATATCAAAATAAAAAATAATTGGCAGAATTGTCCAATAAAATTAAGCATATAGCCGTCATGAGACTATCCGCAATGGGAGATGTCGCCATGACGGTTCTTGTTTTACGCGCTTTTGTAAAGCAGTATCCTGACGTTAAACTGACAGTAATTTCACGTCCGTTTTTTAAACCTTTTTTTGACGGAATTCCGAATTTGGAGTTTTTTGCTTTTGATGAAAAAGAGCGTCACAAAGGTTTTGCAGGACTTTTGAGATTATTTACAGATGTAAAAAAACTCAAAATTGATGCTTTTGCAGATCTTCACAATGTTTTGAGATCTAAAATTGTTAGTTTACTTTTCGCTTTAAGCGGAAAAAAAAGAGCAACTGTTGACAAAGGA
This genomic interval carries:
- a CDS encoding DUF4254 domain-containing protein, whose translation is MFSKLAYSVFEQSIKDYHQFDNVDQPINNPYPKDKFEHLLYLKNWIDTVQWHFEDIIRDPQIDPVAALTLKRRIDASNQERTDMVEYIDSYFLQKYSDVKVKDGAKINSESPAWAFDRLSILALKIYHMHEEATRAEASQEHRDKCQEKLNILLEQRSDLSTAIDDLLTDIENGDKFMKVYKQMKMYNDDELNPVLYQNKK